A genomic segment from Pangasianodon hypophthalmus isolate fPanHyp1 chromosome 25, fPanHyp1.pri, whole genome shotgun sequence encodes:
- the tipin gene encoding TIMELESS-interacting protein yields the protein MMYDPSENGQFGMSDYDQIEDESFPPLPPPLSPGEGNFDEEHAASGEGEEGELSKLPDVPVAKRRTVKRPQPKLDSQRLLSERGLPALRTLFSDVKFKGKGHEAEDLKVLMQKMENWAHRLYPKLQFEDFIDKLEVLGSKKEVQTCLKRIRLDMPLTHEDFNGNDGDEAEVRLQEDADPFEDRSFSEDPFIHSTPAPAPLSLTEEQQQRIERNKQLALERRLARQKQLESSQSAFPDELAASPTAHHLSQDDQRELDQTTGNTDTLLEQDPVASQSSPQYDKCDSPVPEITNGDNESD from the exons ATGATGTATGATCCATCAGAAAATGGTCAGTTTGGCATGTCTGACTATGACCAGATAGAGGACGAGTCCTTTCCCCCTCTCCCACCACCGCTGTCCCCTGGAGAGGGCAACTTCGATGAGGAGCATGCGGCCAGTGGAGAGG GTGAAGAGGGAGAGCTGTCCAAGCTACCTGATGTTCCTGTAGCTAAAAGGCGAACTGTTAAGAGACCTCAGCCTAAACTAGACTCTCAGAG GCTGCTGTCTGAACGAGGACTTCCAGCCTTACGTACATTATTCAGTGATGTCAAATTTAAAGGCAAAGGCCATGAG GCTGAGGATCTTAAGGTTCTGATGCAGAAAATGGAGAACTGGGCTCACAGACTTTATCCCAAACTACAGTTTGAGGACTTTATCGACAAACTGGAGGTTCTAGGAAGCAAGAAAGAAGTACAG ACATGTCTCAAGCGAATCCGACTGGACATGCCTCTGACCCACGAGGATTTCAATGGAAATGATGGCG atGAAGCAGAGGTCCGCTTACAGGAAGACGCAGACCCATTTGAAGATAGAAGCTTCTCTGAAGATCCGTTTATCCACTCCACTCCTGCTCCTGCACCACTCTCTCTTACAGAGGAACAGCAGCAGCGTATCGAGCGCAACAAACAGCTGGCCCTGGAAAGAAGGCTGGCTCGACAAAAGCAGCTAG aGTCGTCACAGTCAGCTTTCCCAGATGAACTTGCTGCAAGTCCCACAGCACATCACCTCAGCCAAGACGACCAGAGAGAACTGGATCAAACCACAGGAAACACTGACACACTTTTAGAACAAGATCCTGTGGCGTCTCAGAGCTCCCCTCAGTATGACAAATGTGACAGTCCAGTTCCAGAGATAACAAATGGAGATAATGAGAGCGATTGA